A genomic stretch from Gemmatimonadaceae bacterium includes:
- a CDS encoding serine hydrolase: MRRSCAAAILLFLAAAGHSLPLAAQAAARTVAHTDRRLQAKVEALVRGFHGDVGVYIKHLRTGRTAAVHADELFPTASLIKVPILLGTFDAMQRGQLSYDSLLTFRDSLVYSRDDLSGNLRDSTKVALAKLTLLMISLSDNTASLWLQGLVGGATINAWLHDHGFDSTRVNSRVPGREAARTQFGWGQTTPRELAGMLTMIREGRAVDVAASEAMYRTLTRSYWNGEALSQVPPWVQVASKQGMVNKSRSEVVLVNAPSGDYVFAIATRNQQDSSWTNDNEGYVVIRKLSAMLWKEFEPRHPYTPPPTAKRFLPPEEP, translated from the coding sequence ATGCGCCGCTCGTGTGCGGCGGCGATTTTGCTGTTCCTGGCGGCGGCCGGGCATTCGTTACCGCTCGCCGCGCAGGCCGCCGCGCGCACGGTGGCACACACCGACCGCCGCCTTCAGGCCAAGGTCGAGGCGTTGGTGCGGGGCTTCCATGGCGATGTCGGCGTCTACATAAAGCACCTTCGCACCGGGCGCACGGCGGCCGTCCACGCCGACGAGCTGTTCCCGACGGCCAGCCTCATCAAGGTCCCCATCCTTCTGGGCACGTTCGACGCGATGCAGCGCGGCCAATTGTCGTACGACTCGCTGCTCACCTTTCGGGATTCGCTGGTCTACAGCCGTGATGACCTGTCCGGCAATCTGCGCGACTCCACCAAGGTGGCGCTGGCCAAGCTGACGCTGTTGATGATCTCACTCAGCGACAATACCGCGTCGCTGTGGCTGCAGGGATTGGTGGGCGGCGCGACCATCAATGCGTGGCTGCACGATCACGGATTCGATTCCACGCGCGTCAATTCGCGAGTTCCGGGGCGGGAGGCCGCCCGCACGCAGTTTGGCTGGGGGCAAACGACGCCTCGCGAATTGGCGGGAATGCTCACCATGATTCGCGAAGGCCGCGCCGTTGACGTGGCCGCGAGTGAGGCCATGTACCGCACGCTCACGCGCAGCTACTGGAACGGTGAAGCGCTGTCGCAGGTGCCGCCGTGGGTGCAGGTCGCGTCCAAGCAGGGCATGGTCAACAAGTCGCGGTCGGAGGTCGTGCTGGTGAATGCCCCGTCGGGCGACTACGTGTTCGCCATCGCCACACGAAACCAGCAGGACTCAAGCTGGACCAACGACAACGAAGGCTACGTGGTGATTCGAAAACTGTCCGCGATGCTGTGGAAGGAATTCGAACCCCGACATCCGTACACGCCGCCGCCAACAGCCAAACGCTTTCTGCCGCCTGAAGAACCTTAG
- a CDS encoding SIMPL domain-containing protein: protein MTDASWSPRTLTVGAVVLALGIAAGGYLAGAGVARMRTGDRTVTVRGVAEREAKADLAIWPLRLVATDDDLSRANASLERSVQLVRTFLKETGVDSAGTEITLQEFSVQDQRASGGYQNSSRYIIRQTLVVRSTRVDVVQAASQRVPELVRNGVVLSSGQEYGTGGPTFVFTKLNDLKPPMIAEATARAREGAEQFARDSKSTLSGIRTGSQGVFEILPRDQAAGISEESQVVKRVRVVTTVTYGLN from the coding sequence ATGACTGACGCTTCCTGGTCGCCGCGCACCCTCACCGTGGGTGCAGTCGTGCTCGCGCTCGGTATAGCCGCTGGCGGATATCTGGCAGGCGCCGGGGTGGCGCGCATGCGCACCGGCGATCGCACCGTGACCGTGCGCGGCGTTGCGGAGCGTGAGGCCAAGGCCGACCTGGCCATCTGGCCGTTGCGTCTGGTCGCCACCGATGATGACCTGTCACGCGCCAACGCCTCGCTTGAGCGCAGCGTCCAACTGGTTCGCACATTTCTGAAAGAGACCGGTGTCGATTCTGCCGGGACCGAGATCACGTTGCAGGAGTTCTCGGTGCAGGATCAGCGCGCGTCAGGCGGGTACCAGAACAGCAGCCGATACATCATCCGCCAGACGCTGGTGGTCCGCTCGACGAGAGTGGACGTCGTGCAAGCGGCCAGTCAGCGCGTGCCGGAACTCGTGCGCAATGGCGTCGTGTTGTCGTCGGGACAGGAGTACGGCACGGGCGGCCCCACCTTCGTGTTCACCAAACTGAACGATCTCAAGCCGCCGATGATTGCCGAGGCCACGGCGCGGGCGCGCGAAGGTGCCGAGCAGTTTGCGCGTGATTCGAAGAGCACGCTGTCCGGGATTCGCACCGGCAGCCAGGGCGTCTTCGAGATTCTGCCGCGCGATCAGGCGGCCGGCATCAGTGAAGAGAGTCAGGTGGTCAAGCGCGTACGCGTGGTCACGACGGTCACCTACGGGCTGAACTAA
- a CDS encoding histidine kinase, which yields MVASSQSLTIADEGQRLRSLTRWMFAVVWLVPAALAALQLTVVGDASGTHYGFGRALVWQGGAWLIWGGWSQAILTLVDRVRLGAGKLGTWVGVHVLATAIVCAINVLVLAWFDHVFGTIGQVTSYAFAVRIVLVNHLDFQVVLYWAVLGAAYMVEFVRRFRERDRAAAVLEQKLARTQLDALRMQLNPHFLFNALNSVAELMEQDVREAQRTLTRVADLLRLSLRSAASSTIPLWQEIELVELYLQIARVRYGAGLDVDIEVDSSAVDVDVPSFLLQPLVENALKHGLAPGHPDQSITISVTRSGDTLLLVVEDNGKGLDGLITTSGRFLAVRPQTVDGLGIGLTNTRSRLTMLYGDRYAFVMSNHAAGGCRVEIRLPVE from the coding sequence ATGGTTGCTTCGTCCCAATCCCTGACGATCGCCGATGAAGGCCAACGGCTGCGCAGTCTGACGCGATGGATGTTCGCCGTGGTCTGGCTCGTGCCGGCGGCGCTGGCCGCGCTGCAGCTCACTGTGGTGGGCGATGCCTCGGGAACGCACTACGGTTTTGGCCGTGCGCTGGTGTGGCAGGGTGGCGCCTGGCTAATCTGGGGCGGCTGGTCGCAGGCCATCCTCACGTTGGTCGACCGCGTGCGACTGGGGGCGGGAAAACTGGGCACCTGGGTTGGTGTGCACGTGCTGGCCACCGCAATCGTCTGTGCCATCAACGTGCTGGTGCTGGCCTGGTTCGACCATGTGTTTGGTACCATCGGGCAGGTGACGAGCTATGCCTTCGCCGTCCGCATCGTGCTCGTCAATCATCTGGACTTTCAGGTTGTGCTGTACTGGGCCGTGCTTGGCGCTGCCTATATGGTGGAGTTCGTCCGACGCTTCCGGGAGCGTGATCGGGCGGCGGCCGTGCTCGAACAGAAACTGGCGCGCACACAGCTCGATGCGTTGCGCATGCAACTCAATCCGCATTTCCTGTTCAACGCGCTGAACTCCGTGGCGGAATTGATGGAGCAGGACGTGCGCGAGGCACAACGCACGCTGACGCGGGTGGCCGACCTCCTGCGACTGTCGTTGCGCAGCGCCGCGTCCTCGACGATTCCGCTGTGGCAGGAAATCGAGCTGGTCGAGCTGTACCTGCAAATCGCGCGCGTGCGCTACGGCGCGGGACTGGATGTCGACATCGAGGTGGACTCGTCGGCGGTTGATGTCGATGTGCCGAGTTTTCTGCTGCAACCGTTGGTGGAGAACGCCCTCAAGCATGGACTCGCCCCCGGCCATCCCGACCAATCCATCACGATTTCGGTCACCCGCTCCGGGGACACACTGCTGCTGGTGGTGGAGGACAATGGCAAGGGCCTCGACGGACTGATCACCACCAGTGGACGATTTCTGGCCGTGCGCCCGCAGACGGTGGATGGCCTCGGAATCGGCCTCACCAATACGCGCTCCCGGCTCACCATGCTCTACGGTGACCGATATGCATTCGTGATGAGCAATCACGCGGCGGGCGGCTGCCGCGTCGAGATCCGGCTGCCGGTGGAATGA